In Candidatus Margulisiibacteriota bacterium, the following proteins share a genomic window:
- the rlmD gene encoding 23S rRNA (uracil(1939)-C(5))-methyltransferase RlmD — translation MYEIVTITAFDEKGKGLGRRENKTSLLTVPFAYPGDRLAVNVTNRSKKLAEIIEVLEPSPDRIEPPCPYAGYCGGCPWQGLSYPAQLKHKEALIKQLFGESEPIIPSPKQFYFRNRMDFAFGPNFTLGLRRGKSEVLDLKECLLLSEKCNRLIGKIKEFTAKHKLLTHPEGPMRHVIIREGKKVPNTILNFLTNESGPFPLDKLWPELQAEVQGITWSLNRSPADLSVGEIQATRGQDHYFDELNGLRFKIPVQSFFQTNPEQAEKLILTVAEFLDLRGGETLLDLYSGTGSIGLSLAKQAKTVIGFEEDAAATALSLENARLNGIGNYSATAGRAEEVLPSFEGRVEAVVVDPPRPGLHKKVIRKLGELKPEKLVYVSCNPRTQKIDVEAFKEFGYRIKRCQPLDMFPHTPHLENILLLTP, via the coding sequence ATGTATGAGATCGTAACCATTACCGCTTTTGACGAAAAAGGGAAAGGGCTCGGCCGGCGGGAAAATAAAACCTCGCTTCTGACCGTCCCGTTCGCTTATCCCGGCGACCGGCTGGCGGTCAACGTCACCAATCGAAGCAAAAAGCTGGCCGAGATCATCGAAGTCCTCGAACCCTCACCCGACCGGATCGAGCCCCCCTGTCCTTACGCCGGCTATTGCGGCGGCTGTCCCTGGCAGGGTTTGAGCTATCCCGCCCAGCTCAAGCACAAGGAAGCGTTGATCAAACAGCTTTTTGGGGAGAGCGAACCGATAATCCCCTCACCAAAACAGTTTTATTTCCGCAACCGGATGGATTTTGCCTTTGGCCCTAATTTCACCCTCGGCCTCCGTCGGGGAAAAAGCGAGGTCCTCGATCTCAAGGAGTGCCTTCTCCTCTCTGAAAAATGTAATCGGCTGATCGGCAAAATAAAAGAATTCACGGCCAAACACAAGCTACTGACCCACCCGGAGGGGCCGATGCGCCACGTCATTATCCGGGAAGGGAAAAAAGTCCCCAATACGATCTTGAACTTCCTGACCAATGAGAGCGGCCCTTTCCCGTTGGACAAGCTCTGGCCGGAATTGCAGGCTGAAGTTCAGGGGATCACCTGGAGCCTGAACCGCTCCCCGGCCGATCTTTCCGTCGGCGAGATCCAGGCGACGCGCGGCCAGGACCATTATTTCGACGAATTGAACGGCCTCCGCTTCAAGATCCCGGTCCAGTCGTTTTTTCAAACCAACCCGGAACAGGCGGAAAAGCTGATCTTGACCGTGGCGGAGTTCCTTGATTTACGAGGCGGGGAAACGCTGCTCGATCTATATTCGGGGACCGGCAGCATTGGGCTCTCTCTCGCTAAACAAGCCAAAACAGTGATCGGCTTTGAGGAAGACGCCGCCGCGACCGCCCTTTCGCTCGAGAACGCCCGCTTGAACGGGATCGGCAATTACTCGGCGACCGCCGGACGGGCGGAAGAGGTTCTCCCCTCTTTTGAAGGGCGAGTTGAAGCCGTGGTCGTTGATCCGCCAAGGCCGGGGCTGCACAAAAAGGTGATTAGGAAATTAGGTGAATTGAAACCGGAAAAATTGGTCTATGTTTCCTGCAACCCGCGGACGCAGAAAATCGACGTTGAGGCTTTCAAGGAGTTTGGTTATCGGATCAAACGCTGTCAGCCGCTCGATATGTTCCCCCACACCCCCCACCTGGAAAATATCCTGCTCCTTACGCCTTAG
- a CDS encoding glycine--tRNA ligase subunit alpha, protein MKQLTFQEIIENLNKYWADQGCVIRQPYDLEKGAATMSPATFFGVLGPKEWKVAYIDPVRRPTDGRYGENPNRLFHYFQYQVIMKPSPLNIQDLYLDSLRAIGVEPAKHDVRFVEDNWESPTLGAWGTGWEVWAEGMEVSQFTYFQECGGFPCKPVASEITYGLERLAMFIQKVNSVYDIKWNDTVKYGDIYLPQEKQQSKYNFEVANIDGLLQLFQLYEKEAWAMIDQKLYIPAYDYVLKCSHAFNLLDARGAISVSERMGYILKIRKMARNCARLYVEKA, encoded by the coding sequence GTGAAACAGCTCACTTTTCAAGAAATTATCGAAAATCTCAATAAATATTGGGCCGACCAGGGTTGTGTTATCCGCCAGCCGTACGATCTGGAAAAAGGGGCCGCGACCATGTCCCCCGCCACTTTTTTCGGCGTCCTGGGACCAAAAGAGTGGAAAGTCGCTTACATTGACCCGGTCCGCCGCCCGACCGACGGCCGTTACGGCGAAAACCCCAATCGTCTTTTCCATTACTTCCAATACCAGGTGATCATGAAACCGTCACCGCTTAATATCCAGGACCTGTACCTCGATTCTTTACGGGCGATCGGGGTCGAACCGGCCAAACACGATGTCCGCTTCGTCGAAGACAACTGGGAATCGCCGACCCTCGGCGCCTGGGGGACCGGCTGGGAAGTCTGGGCGGAAGGGATGGAAGTCTCCCAGTTCACCTATTTTCAGGAATGCGGCGGCTTCCCCTGCAAACCGGTCGCCAGCGAGATCACTTACGGGCTGGAACGGCTCGCCATGTTCATCCAAAAAGTGAACAGCGTTTACGACATCAAATGGAACGACACGGTTAAATACGGCGACATTTACCTCCCCCAGGAGAAACAGCAATCAAAATACAACTTCGAGGTCGCCAATATCGATGGTCTTCTGCAGTTGTTCCAGCTTTACGAAAAAGAAGCCTGGGCGATGATCGACCAGAAACTCTACATCCCGGCTTATGATTACGTCTTGAAATGTTCCCACGCCTTCAACCTGCTCGACGCCCGGGGAGCGATCTCGGTCAGCGAGCGAATGGGTTATATCCTGAAGATCAGGAAGATGGCGCGCAACTGCGCGAGGTTATATGTCGAAAAAGCTTAA
- a CDS encoding zinc ribbon domain-containing protein, translating to MPFYDYKCGNCGKKFEVQKGMNDASIPRCPDCKGLAERVFSAPALATGNGSSCGSCGTGSCSSGCGCH from the coding sequence ATGCCTTTTTATGATTACAAATGCGGTAATTGCGGGAAAAAATTCGAGGTCCAGAAAGGGATGAACGACGCGTCCATCCCGCGTTGTCCGGATTGCAAAGGGCTGGCCGAGCGGGTCTTCAGCGCGCCGGCTTTAGCGACCGGGAACGGCAGTTCCTGCGGCAGCTGCGGGACCGGCAGTTGTTCCTCCGGTTGCGGGTGTCACTAA
- a CDS encoding LptF/LptG family permease, translated as MIKIIDRYIFKELFEPFFFGLGAFTAILSASMILFDLVRAVVLKGMPLIVALQLFAFKLPAIIIIIFPMATLLGAILAFSRLSHDSEVIAFRASGVSLYRLIVPVAALGLLVAFTNIAFSEIVVPEANKAAKNLVLSTAVQTKPKFQKNVFVPELEKGELRRIFYAESIQGGAMAGVIVQEFSGGKLVQLINADQAMWQAAKSQWLFKKGTVYLLEGGEYKHLIKFDEQLISIKYTPADFFTEERNPDDMTMAQMRDYIGLKQKMGTDVTSLTIQLYMKMSIPFASLVFALLGAPLGISPRRASGSVGLGLSIIVIFFYYIATFLSMSLGEMKLFTPLVAAWAPNVVTGGAAWYILKKASEK; from the coding sequence ATGATCAAAATCATCGACCGTTATATTTTCAAGGAATTATTCGAGCCGTTCTTTTTTGGGCTCGGCGCTTTTACCGCGATCCTCTCGGCCTCCATGATTCTTTTCGATCTGGTCAGAGCGGTTGTTCTGAAGGGAATGCCGCTGATCGTCGCGCTTCAGCTTTTTGCTTTTAAATTGCCCGCCATCATTATCATCATTTTTCCGATGGCGACCTTGCTCGGCGCGATCCTGGCTTTTTCCCGGTTGTCGCACGATTCCGAAGTCATCGCTTTCCGGGCGTCGGGCGTTTCTCTTTACCGGTTGATCGTGCCGGTCGCCGCGCTCGGGCTATTGGTCGCTTTTACCAACATCGCTTTTTCCGAGATCGTGGTCCCGGAGGCGAACAAAGCGGCCAAGAACCTGGTCCTTTCGACCGCCGTTCAGACCAAGCCGAAGTTCCAAAAGAACGTCTTTGTCCCCGAATTGGAAAAGGGGGAACTACGCCGCATTTTCTACGCCGAATCGATCCAGGGGGGGGCAATGGCGGGGGTGATCGTCCAGGAGTTTTCCGGCGGCAAGCTGGTCCAGCTGATCAATGCCGACCAGGCAATGTGGCAGGCGGCTAAAAGCCAGTGGCTGTTCAAAAAAGGGACCGTCTATCTGCTCGAAGGGGGAGAGTACAAGCATTTGATCAAGTTCGACGAACAGCTGATCTCGATCAAATATACGCCGGCCGACTTTTTTACCGAAGAGCGGAACCCCGATGACATGACCATGGCCCAGATGAGGGATTATATCGGCTTGAAACAGAAAATGGGGACCGACGTCACCAGCTTGACGATCCAGCTTTACATGAAGATGTCGATCCCTTTTGCCTCGCTGGTCTTCGCTTTGCTTGGCGCGCCGCTCGGCATCTCTCCCCGACGGGCCTCCGGCTCGGTCGGTCTCGGCTTGTCGATCATTGTTATCTTTTTCTACTACATCGCGACCTTTCTCTCCATGTCGCTGGGTGAGATGAAGCTCTTTACGCCGCTGGTTGCCGCCTGGGCGCCGAACGTCGTGACCGGCGGCGCCGCCTGGTATATCCTGAAAAAAGCTTCGGAGAAATAA
- a CDS encoding pre-16S rRNA-processing nuclease YqgF, translated as MIVAIDPGKDKCGLAVMANDGAVKERRVVPRGEIVEAVIAAYRKDAPFAVVIGKSANGKALQKELTLKGIVTTAVPEKNTTREARARYWLENPPRGFWRLVPVSLRFPPVPVDDFAAVIIGERYLAKA; from the coding sequence ATGATCGTGGCGATCGATCCGGGCAAAGACAAATGCGGCCTGGCGGTCATGGCCAACGACGGCGCGGTTAAAGAACGCCGGGTGGTGCCGCGGGGCGAGATCGTTGAGGCGGTTATTGCCGCTTACCGGAAGGATGCTCCCTTCGCCGTCGTGATCGGGAAAAGCGCTAATGGCAAAGCCCTCCAAAAAGAGCTGACCCTTAAGGGGATCGTGACGACGGCGGTCCCGGAAAAAAACACGACCCGGGAAGCCAGGGCCCGATACTGGCTGGAAAATCCGCCGCGCGGCTTCTGGCGTCTGGTCCCGGTCAGTTTGCGTTTCCCGCCGGTCCCGGTCGATGACTTTGCCGCGGTGATCATCGGCGAGCGTTACCTGGCTAAGGCGTAA
- a CDS encoding DUF3084 domain-containing protein — protein sequence MSFIAQIIILLVLVGGVVAYIGNLVGKSIGKRRLTIFNLRPRHTAMAITVVSGSLIALVTFLIVITISQDARTAILGLEKLKAQVDQKNVEVKTANQALVQLNKELAEKQEQQKVLEEKLTKARNETASLQLAREKLAKEIKTTRQGQVLFKNGDVISLSLIQAGSDRQKLTEGLQRIVASADLSLRAMGIKTSGGVVSVASDDFDAAVDELAGKTDFYIVKLIAGRNVLWGEKVPAGFDFELNRKIYSAGEEIGQREIPANLTDEQTQQEIMILLKTVHVAARSAGIMPDANGSIGSIPYSQIFELAKKIKVGKKNVVLKVVAKKDIYTIGPLEIEIKAGGK from the coding sequence ATGAGCTTTATCGCGCAGATCATCATTTTGCTGGTTTTAGTCGGCGGGGTGGTCGCTTACATCGGGAACTTGGTTGGCAAGTCGATCGGCAAGCGCCGCTTGACGATCTTCAACCTCCGTCCCCGCCACACCGCCATGGCGATCACCGTCGTTTCCGGGAGCTTGATCGCGCTGGTCACTTTTCTGATCGTGATCACCATTTCCCAGGATGCCCGGACCGCTATCCTGGGGCTGGAAAAGCTTAAAGCCCAGGTCGATCAAAAAAACGTTGAGGTCAAGACCGCCAACCAGGCGCTGGTCCAGCTCAATAAAGAGTTGGCAGAAAAGCAAGAACAGCAGAAAGTGCTGGAGGAGAAGCTGACCAAGGCGAGGAACGAGACCGCTTCTTTGCAGTTGGCGCGGGAGAAGCTGGCTAAGGAGATCAAGACGACGCGGCAGGGGCAGGTCTTGTTCAAGAACGGGGATGTCATCAGTTTGTCGTTGATCCAGGCTGGTTCCGACCGGCAGAAGCTGACTGAAGGATTGCAGCGGATTGTTGCCTCCGCCGATCTAAGCCTGCGGGCGATGGGGATCAAAACGTCGGGTGGAGTAGTCTCGGTCGCGTCCGATGATTTTGATGCCGCCGTTGACGAATTGGCCGGTAAGACTGATTTTTATATCGTGAAACTGATCGCCGGCCGGAATGTTCTTTGGGGCGAGAAAGTCCCGGCCGGTTTTGATTTTGAACTGAACAGGAAGATTTACTCCGCCGGCGAAGAGATCGGCCAGCGGGAGATCCCGGCCAATCTGACCGATGAACAGACCCAGCAGGAGATCATGATCCTCCTGAAAACTGTCCATGTCGCGGCCCGGAGCGCCGGGATCATGCCGGACGCTAACGGTTCGATCGGCAGTATCCCGTATTCGCAGATCTTCGAGCTGGCGAAAAAGATCAAAGTTGGCAAAAAGAACGTCGTCCTGAAAGTGGTCGCGAAAAAAGATATTTATACCATCGGTCCGCTGGAGATCGAGATTAAGGCGGGTGGCAAATGA
- the glyS gene encoding glycine--tRNA ligase subunit beta, whose amino-acid sequence MSKKLNLLLELGCEEVPARFMPGFLSDLKTKAEEKLRRERLAFGQVITLGTNRRLVLYVEALADGQADLAEEVKGPPADIAFDQAGNPRPAATGFAKSQGVELKDIVVKPVGNKNYLFAKIEKKGEKTAKILPALLPEIITGLYQPLAMRWGDLDFKFIRPIHWIVALYGPKVIKFELAGIKSGNKTIGHRYVGTGLVPVRTKGQPCLPAGKAQGLSLHSYKQQLAKLGVAVDQNERRLKIKKEVELAAAASKLEVLIDEALLSEVNFLVEDPIAYVGSFDPKFLEVPQEVLITSMKKNQKYFPLLDNTGKLAAKFIVVTNGCKNKGVVEGNQKVLTARLSDARFFFEEDKKLPLKLRIPDLAGVAFFEKLGSIADKTERLEKLAEHLGRHLGLRPEALAKVKRIAQLCKADLTTKMVYEFPELQGTMGKVYALIDGEDKVVAQGIFEHYLPRFADDQLPATMEGAVVALADRLDSLVGYFSVGAIPTGSEDPYGLRRAALGIIRILLENKLSLALDEAIEQGYKLYEKIFQEYLFSQGEIGYQDFPKIKKQLLEFIFSRLRPTLIDQGIRYDVADAVLADCTDMSGCSAIAQAVMKAAGEPWFLDIVRSADRISRIAKDSKRDTVIAEDLVEKEEKELHDLHLKINWEAAEAVRDGKWGGALLALAKLTPAVDLFFDQILVMHQDERIKSNRLALLKSLANTYHLVADFGKIVVDGEKK is encoded by the coding sequence ATGTCGAAAAAGCTTAACTTACTGCTGGAGCTTGGTTGCGAAGAGGTCCCGGCCCGTTTCATGCCGGGCTTTTTGAGCGACCTGAAAACCAAAGCGGAAGAAAAACTCCGCCGGGAACGCCTCGCCTTCGGCCAGGTCATAACCCTCGGCACCAATCGCCGCCTCGTCCTGTACGTTGAAGCGCTGGCCGACGGCCAGGCCGATCTCGCCGAAGAGGTCAAAGGCCCGCCCGCCGACATTGCTTTCGACCAGGCGGGAAACCCCAGGCCAGCCGCGACCGGGTTTGCCAAAAGCCAGGGGGTCGAACTTAAAGATATCGTCGTCAAACCGGTCGGCAACAAAAACTACCTGTTCGCCAAGATCGAAAAGAAAGGGGAAAAGACCGCCAAGATCCTCCCCGCCCTCCTCCCGGAAATAATTACCGGCCTTTACCAGCCGCTGGCCATGCGCTGGGGAGATCTCGATTTTAAATTTATCCGCCCGATCCATTGGATCGTCGCACTCTACGGCCCCAAGGTCATCAAGTTCGAACTGGCCGGGATAAAGTCTGGAAACAAAACTATTGGTCATCGTTATGTAGGGACAGGGCTTGTCCCTGTCCGCACCAAAGGACAACCCTGCCTACCGGCAGGCAAGGCACAAGGGTTGTCCCTACATTCTTATAAACAGCAGCTAGCCAAACTCGGCGTGGCCGTCGACCAAAACGAACGCCGGCTCAAGATCAAAAAAGAGGTCGAGCTGGCAGCCGCCGCCAGCAAGCTGGAAGTCCTTATCGATGAAGCGCTTCTGTCGGAAGTTAACTTCCTCGTCGAGGACCCGATCGCTTACGTCGGCTCTTTTGACCCCAAATTCCTGGAGGTCCCGCAGGAAGTCCTGATCACCTCCATGAAAAAGAACCAAAAATATTTCCCGCTCCTGGATAACACCGGAAAACTGGCCGCTAAATTCATCGTCGTCACCAACGGCTGTAAAAACAAAGGGGTGGTCGAAGGGAACCAGAAGGTCCTGACCGCCAGATTATCGGACGCCCGCTTCTTCTTTGAGGAAGACAAAAAGCTCCCCTTGAAGTTAAGGATCCCCGACCTGGCCGGCGTCGCCTTCTTCGAAAAGCTCGGCTCGATCGCCGACAAGACGGAACGGCTGGAAAAACTGGCTGAACATCTCGGCCGCCATCTGGGGTTGAGGCCGGAAGCGCTCGCCAAGGTCAAACGGATCGCCCAGCTCTGCAAGGCCGACCTGACGACCAAAATGGTCTACGAATTTCCCGAACTGCAGGGGACGATGGGCAAAGTTTACGCCCTGATCGACGGCGAAGACAAGGTCGTCGCCCAGGGGATCTTTGAACACTACCTCCCCCGGTTTGCCGACGATCAGCTGCCGGCGACCATGGAAGGAGCGGTGGTGGCGCTGGCCGACCGGCTCGATTCTTTGGTCGGTTATTTTAGCGTCGGCGCGATCCCGACCGGCTCCGAAGATCCCTACGGCCTGCGCCGGGCGGCGTTGGGAATCATCCGGATCCTGCTGGAAAACAAACTAAGCCTGGCGCTCGATGAAGCGATCGAACAGGGCTATAAGCTTTACGAAAAGATCTTCCAGGAATATTTATTTTCTCAAGGCGAGATCGGCTATCAGGATTTTCCTAAGATCAAGAAACAGCTCCTTGAATTCATTTTCTCCCGCCTCCGGCCGACCCTGATCGACCAGGGGATCCGCTACGACGTGGCCGACGCGGTCCTGGCCGACTGCACCGACATGAGCGGCTGCTCCGCGATCGCCCAGGCGGTCATGAAAGCGGCCGGCGAGCCATGGTTTCTCGATATCGTCCGCTCCGCCGACCGGATCAGCCGGATCGCCAAAGATTCAAAACGGGATACGGTCATCGCCGAAGACCTGGTGGAAAAAGAAGAAAAAGAGCTCCACGACCTTCATCTTAAGATCAACTGGGAAGCGGCGGAAGCGGTCCGCGACGGTAAATGGGGAGGCGCTTTGCTGGCTCTCGCCAAACTGACCCCGGCGGTCGATCTCTTTTTTGACCAGATCCTGGTCATGCACCAGGATGAACGGATCAAGAGCAACCGGCTGGCCCTGCTCAAGTCACTGGCCAATACCTATCACCTGGTCGCTGATTTCGGCAAGATCGTTGTCGACGGCGAAAAAAAATGA
- the lptB gene encoding LPS export ABC transporter ATP-binding protein, producing the protein MHLKTEKLVKKYGAKIAVNQISIEVNQGEVVGLLGPNGAGKTTTFYMVVGLVRPNDGRVFLGDHDITYYPMHQRSKMGIGYLPQEQSIFRKLTVEENIFILWELMPEIPKKEYEPRLVQLLDELGITHLRKQKAYSLSGGEQRRAEIARALSTNPQFLLLDEPFTGIDPKTITDLQEIINKLKQKGIGILITDHNVRETLAITDRAYIVHKGEVLVSGNSKAVAANPEAKKLYLGDEFKL; encoded by the coding sequence ATGCACCTCAAAACCGAAAAACTAGTCAAAAAATACGGCGCGAAAATCGCGGTCAACCAGATCTCGATCGAAGTCAATCAGGGCGAGGTTGTCGGTCTGCTCGGGCCGAACGGCGCAGGGAAAACGACCACTTTTTACATGGTTGTCGGGCTGGTCCGGCCCAACGATGGGCGGGTCTTTCTTGGCGATCACGACATCACCTATTACCCGATGCACCAGCGCTCCAAGATGGGGATCGGCTATTTGCCCCAGGAGCAGTCGATTTTCCGCAAGCTAACCGTGGAAGAAAATATCTTTATCCTCTGGGAGCTGATGCCGGAGATCCCGAAGAAAGAATATGAACCCCGCTTGGTCCAGCTCTTGGACGAACTGGGGATCACTCACCTGCGCAAACAGAAAGCCTATTCTCTTTCCGGCGGCGAGCAGCGCCGGGCGGAAATTGCCCGGGCCCTTTCGACCAATCCGCAGTTCTTACTCCTCGACGAGCCGTTTACTGGGATCGACCCGAAAACGATCACCGACTTACAAGAGATCATCAACAAGCTGAAACAAAAAGGGATCGGGATTCTGATCACCGACCATAATGTCCGCGAGACCCTGGCGATCACCGACCGGGCCTATATCGTCCACAAAGGAGAAGTCCTCGTTTCCGGCAATTCCAAAGCGGTAGCGGCCAATCCCGAGGCGAAAAAATTATACCTCGGCGACGAGTTTAAACTGTAG
- the trpD gene encoding anthranilate phosphoribosyltransferase, which translates to MIDAIKKVVAGHNLTREEAGVAMDTIMRGDATPSQIAAFITALHTKKESIDEITGFAEKMREHSLKIFPHAHNLVDTCGTGGDHAGTFNISTISALIAAGAGVAIAKHGNRSITSRCGSADLLEALGVKVDLDPKKVEECVNQVGIGFIFAPNFHKAMRFAAPTRKEIGISTVFNILGPLSNPANAQAQLLGVFHEELTEIMAAVLKNLGVKRALVVYGNDGLDEISICEKTRVTELNAGELKTYYIKPEDFGILRVGSEELRGGDPAANAEIAIRLLNNEEKGAKRDVVLLNAGAAIYVGGLAKDLKEGCKKAAESLASGAARQKLEQLIHFTR; encoded by the coding sequence ATGATCGACGCGATCAAAAAAGTTGTTGCCGGCCATAACCTGACCCGCGAAGAAGCGGGGGTAGCGATGGACACTATAATGAGGGGCGACGCGACCCCGTCCCAGATCGCCGCTTTTATCACCGCTCTCCACACCAAAAAAGAAAGTATTGACGAGATCACCGGTTTCGCCGAAAAGATGAGAGAGCATTCTCTGAAGATTTTTCCTCACGCCCATAATTTAGTCGATACCTGCGGGACCGGCGGCGACCATGCCGGGACCTTTAACATTTCAACCATTTCCGCCCTGATCGCGGCCGGGGCCGGGGTGGCGATCGCCAAGCACGGCAATCGCTCGATCACCAGCCGCTGCGGTTCGGCCGATCTGCTGGAAGCGCTTGGCGTTAAGGTTGATCTCGACCCGAAAAAAGTTGAAGAATGCGTGAACCAGGTCGGCATCGGTTTTATTTTTGCCCCCAATTTCCACAAAGCGATGCGGTTTGCCGCGCCGACCCGCAAAGAGATCGGCATCAGCACCGTTTTTAATATCCTTGGCCCGCTCTCTAATCCGGCGAACGCCCAAGCCCAGCTCCTGGGAGTATTTCACGAGGAGCTGACCGAGATCATGGCGGCGGTCCTAAAAAACCTTGGCGTCAAACGCGCCCTGGTCGTCTATGGTAATGACGGCCTGGACGAGATCTCGATCTGCGAAAAGACCAGAGTGACCGAACTCAACGCCGGGGAGCTTAAAACTTATTATATTAAGCCGGAAGATTTTGGTATACTGCGGGTTGGGAGCGAAGAACTGCGGGGCGGCGACCCGGCGGCCAATGCCGAGATCGCTATCAGGCTCCTGAACAACGAAGAAAAAGGGGCGAAACGAGACGTTGTCCTTTTGAATGCCGGGGCGGCGATTTACGTCGGCGGTCTGGCCAAAGACCTGAAAGAGGGTTGTAAAAAAGCGGCCGAGTCGCTCGCTTCCGGAGCGGCCAGACAAAAGTTGGAACAGTTAATTCATTTTACCAGATAG